In Silene latifolia isolate original U9 population chromosome 6, ASM4854445v1, whole genome shotgun sequence, the genomic window agattttcattcactagtactccctaaagagggaaatatgatagttacatcctggtagcaggaaacattgaaattacaagtttagtgtagaatagcgatatacctatttatggaaagaaaagcTATTCTAAAACTATGCTAGACTAAAAaattacttactacaaatgtacaagggaaatgaaattacataaccataaataaatctaagggttcaagtgtgcggatcgtcacactctcccccacctaatctgttgccgccctcggcaacacaaaaatcttaaatggtgcttcagtgagacatcctcggtgagctctgACTGTCCATGCAGTGTTGGGGATTGTCTTGTACAACTCGGCTTGAATCTGCGCTTCGTCCCAAACAATGACTGACATCTTCGTCCCTTCAAGGATAGGCTGGAGGTCCTTGACATAGAAGCCGCCGAACATCATGTTATCCAAGTCCACCACGTGTTCCTTGTCTTTCGGGAAAGTCCACTTTGCCGCTGCTTGAAAAGATCTCTCTCGGGCTTTCTCCAAGTACTGGCTCCAACGGATCTTCATCTTGTCTCTCGTCACTTCAGCACCTGCATTCAAGGGAATGTGAGATCTCCATGACGCCGAATcagcatttcggcgcggccccctgatggtacgaggccttatctcttgggtcgactgacccgcaaaccaggacgtcgattcggcacatcgacgcggccccctgatggtacgaggcctacttctttgggcatctcgaccctcattgtctactcctcggtgaggggggtagactcttctttcgtcccccaggccacttagcatcgtagttagcctgggtcttgtacgccctcggctccaccgaacctttaggcattctccaaggtcaCATCCCTTGTTTCGtcgtcggtatcaccctcatagccgaaattcgatgctgccccttgtcttcgttgctgtctaccgtcttcactacgatagaccccattagtagcatcgatccgtcactcggtttcaataccaccaatgctttctaaaagaactgcatcccgagtactaacttgaagtcatccagcggaaaggtggtgaagtcgagctcccctgcccactcacccacttggaccgcgaccttcttagccactccttggacgcgtctcaaTTTCCTATTGACCGGCTTTAGGCAGCTGTTAGCATCCcgcagaactagccccaaccgatcagcttcctctttcgtaacaaagttgtgggaggcgcccgagtcgatcaaggctcgtgcttgcttcccattcaccatcaagtccacgtacatgagcccgttggatttcttggtGCAGGAATCTTCGTACTTCCCCATCGCGCTAATCCTTTGAAGTGAGaccatccgtggttggtcttcaccatcactcgagtcttcgttacactcttggtgatagtcggaCAACGCCCCATCAAGACATTCTTGAGCCCTCTtcggcatcttcttgaacatggcattgaactccgctttgttcggacaatcggccatcttgtgaggacccttgcacacaaaacacgcgaatggtttcttcgttgtggaagcagttataacacccccatactccaagtgccttaccaggaccactcaaggcatggaagtgctaccatctcggttacccgaggcaatgataatcaaatgacaatgaagaaacataatttaaataacaaaatagtttaaagtgattacataccaactccaaaactgataaaaagaaatacaagactctcagacggtctactgctaaaactatcaaagctataaaacatcgtctgacacagcggaagacttctaactaccacgtgatgactcatcccagctatcccaaacgcgtcatatcatacatgctcaataactgctcaccacccccaaatggatcaccacagtttttaaaacattaaacggggtcagtactaatcatacaatcacaaatcatcaccaacacattatggaactaatactgagtagggaaaccctacctggaaatcaacacaatcagacggtctcacagctgatatcaaaaggcttcttctacgaatcctcctcctaacatacaaacatataatcactaccaatcacaaaactaacacaaatccccaattcccaaaattagagtttaaacaaagttaactaaatactataaaattggtatgtagatcttacccttgacgcaaggaacactatgatgcaaagaacaagatgatccgacactcctagccttggggatttgccaacaacgcgacgagagagaactacgtaactcctttttcttttgaaaggtttagaaaggttaaaaatgatgaaataaactgacggaaaccttttatatcaaactcgcgttattagcaaaacccgtcaaaacaaccccgtaaaacacacttactcgatcgagtaactaacttactcgatcgagtgccgcttactcgatcgagtaccaaggctactcgatcgagtacccaacaggtcagaaactattttaaaacgcaaaacacacttactcgacaaagtaaggcccactcgatagagtacccatagactcataaaaccgtggtattacagtcttccctccttaaaaagaacttcgtccccgaagttcaacccatacccaaaaacaaacatactaactcgatcaagacacaacaaccaactaagaactcaaaacaaaaccccaaccgaccaaacatgaactcgtaaccccaactccaccaactattcctacttccacaacatggctcacgatatcgtaccaactccattatatctctctcgatcctaaatccatacactaccaacagaAACGCTGCTATCTCCGTAAAATATCATCCACTAgataatccaatatcaagatactcataacatcaaacggaatgttacattctaccacccttaaaaggaacttcgtcctcgaagtttactcacactcataacatcatcatccaactgtcaacactagtgaaatattctcacactcctaaacatcacactactacaagctcgaccatgaccttttaacaacatcaaccacaaaatattcaacttccttctttatgctacaccaacactctactgcgaatataccaccatatgcacaaccatcaaaatctcttttatcgcatcctactcctcttaagataaatgttatgtcctcgtaactcactaatactacatccaagctatatcgtctcattatcctcatcaccaccgcatgtcaaagataaccacctataatataaacactcgccatgcatatatccaaggctctcttacttaaacatttctcatacctcaactcattcgacacaccacctaacctataccataaaactcgtagcaaaatcaccatactaactatccattattactgcaaaacaacatacctctctatgtaaagcacctatctcccaaaagcataactcacgatccacactcggtACGTATACTCActctagatcctcaagttctttctttcattaccgcaaaactcatacacaacttaatatgacactaattctcccaacaccctacactcactgtctcaacaaaggattatgaaccacctgcatctttcaggtcattaccacacatattttacaaatcacttgccattaccatatccactaaagccttatctagaacaagatcaaaattactataacaacctctcacaaccgtgtctcaTCAACAAAATATCANNNNNNNNNNNNNNNNNNNNNNNNNNNNNNNNNNNNNNNNNNNNNNNNNNNNNNNNNNNNNNNNNNNNNNNNNNNNNNNNNNNNNNNNNNNNNNNNNNNNNNNNNNNNNNNNNNNNNNNNNNNNNNNNNNNNNNNNNNNNNNNNNNNNNNNNNNNNNNNNNNNNNNNNNNNNNNNNNNNNNNNNNNNNNNNNNNNNNNNNNNNNNNNNNNNNNNNNNNNNNNNNNNNNNNNNNNNNNNNNNNNNNNNNNNNNNNNNNNNNNNNNNNNNNNNNNNNNNNNNNNNNNNNNNNNNNNNNNNNNNNNNNNNNNNNNNNNNNNNNNNNNNNNNNNNNNNNNNNNNNNNNNNNNNNNNNNNNNNNNNNNNNNNNNNNNNNNNNNNNNNNNNNNNNNNNNNNNNNNNNNNNNNNNNNNNNNNNNNNNNNNNNNNNNNNNNNNNNNNNNNNNNNNNNNNNNNNNNNNNNNNNNNNNNNNNNNNNNNNNNNNNNNNNNNNNNNNNNNGTAGCTAAATTAGCGACTAAAGCTTACTGTAGCTATTTTTGAAACCGATTTTGAGACTAACGTATACGTAGCTAAATCAGCTACTGAAAACTTATTGTAGCTATTTTTGAGATTAAAGTACGTGTAGCTAAATTAGCTACCAAAAATTTATTGTAGCTATTTTAGAGATGAAACTAGGTGTAGCTATTTTACAAACGGAATTAGTTGTAGCTATTTTAGCGTTAAATTACTTAGTAGCAAAATGGACACAATTTGAGACGGATATGAATTTGTATCAAAATTTGAGATGACACTATTAGCAGCTAAACATGGTAGCTCATTTAGATACCAATGATCCGTTTAAGTAGCTGAGTTGCATTAACATGAACAGTAGCTAAAATGATCAAAACCAATTTTTATTATCATCTCAAAATCCAAAGAGACAATATCTATTACCATCTAAAAATCCAACAATAACCTCGttcgaaaatccaaaaacaaacacATGGTtcaaaaatcctaagcaaacactGAGTTTAATAGCGCAAAAACATTTCTCAGTTTATTCAAAACATATCAAATATCTAAATAAGAAGCCAAGACATTATTGCCCATGAGACGAAAAGTCTGGAGTCTTCATAGAGAACTCACTACAGTGTAGGGCTTCTGACATACGCGCCATATCCTTCTTCATATCTAAAAGCGTCATTTGAATTTCTCGCTTTTCTTTTTCACTACTCTCCTTATACTTCTTCAATTCTTCTTGTGTAGCCTTGAGTTCATCTTGTGTAGTCTTAAGTTCTTGTTTTGTAGTTTCGAGTTGTTCTTCTAGTTGTACGACAATGCTGGAAGGAGGCAATTCCTTACCCGTTTTACCCGCGTCAGGAAGTGGGTAATAGAATTGAGACAAGGTACCCATTCCATACACAGTGCCATCTTTATTGATGCCACCCGCAGCCTCTAGATATGCATTGTTATCTTCCTTGGTACCACGTGTTCCAGCGTTTTTCTCATACTTCTCCTGCAATGAAGCCAAAGTTAAAGCAGATACGAAgactttgatttttcatattataactcataCTAAATGCAAAATGATAGTATGTTGGTCAGAATAACTCACCCAAACATTTTTCACTTTATCATCCACCCAATCTCCATCTTCTTTCATATGAGTTTTGCGGAACCAGTCAGCCGGTGTAAGAATTTCTTTGTGTTTATCGTACTTTGTACAACATATTAAAAAGTTGTGTAAGTATAAATTTGTAAACTATCAAATCCACATAAACTACCATATCCAATAATATAAGTACTTACGTGACGACGTGCCAACTCCCGAGCTGAAActgagccttggatatgtgcaatACCCTTGTTAGGTCCCTTTTTATTTTTTGATGCTTGTTTGGATTTTTTATTGAATTCAGTTGTATGTTTTATCTTCCTGATACCCTTTCTAACCTCTTTGCTCATCCATTTAGGgcattttttttttgccattGCCTTGTATACCATATCCCTAAGGCGCCTTGCAGCTATTTTCTCAAACTCGACTTGAACGGCATCCTCAAGTGTTGGGTCCCATGTAAATCGGGTCTGCAATATACAATTAAAACAGTTGCAATCCAGTGTGTCTAAAGATCCAGTGTGTTTAAACATTTGTCTAAGCAATAGACTGTACAACATTAGAAGTAAGCAAATTATTACGTGTACCTTAAAGATATTCCACCACAAAATTTTCTCATCATCGTCCGCATTCGTCCAGCATGTGCAGGGATACTCAAAGTGTTTCTGAATGCTTTTAGTGACAGCCCGTACAACATAGTTATGCTCAAACCTAGTATTACAAACCCATAAAACAATAATATCAACATGACAGTAATACATATAGTCTAGTTGAATAAAAATTCAATGCATTTGTTTCATAAAATAGCTATACCACAATTCGTCAGGCTCGAGTTTCCTAGGCCCCTGCCCTGGAGCGTCTTCTTCAGATTCTTCATCAGAATCCTCAACATCAGTATCAGTGTGTTCATTCTCTTCATTCATCTCTTCCTCCATTGATGGTGGTTGCgtctcatcatcatcacttacAGCAGCGCGAGAACGAGAACCTGAACCTGAACCCGAACTTGAACCCTTGACAAATCTTCCCTTGACAAATCTTGAATTAATAGGCGCCATCTAAACTAAGAGATTAATTAGTGCAATGATGATAAATATCAGTTGCAATTAAAAACTTACCAAGTCTGAGACATAAGTCAGGAAATAACAAAGTTATAATGGATTCATCAATAATGATTAAAAGTTCAAAGAGTAAACTTTAGTGAAAAAATAACAAAGTACAAAGAATAAACTTAAGCAGAAAACTAAAATAATATCAATTTatatatttatcaatttataaatCGATATTAACTCTTCCTCATCATCTGACTAATTagtctcttcctcatcatctgACTCTTCAACACCATgaccatcatcatcattatcatcgtcatcatcatcatcatcatcaaacacCTTCtctacatcatcatcatcctcggtGTCATTTGAATCATATTCTTCCTCTTGTTCGTTAATTTCCGCCTCTTGTATTTCTATTTCATCATCATCGCATAAGTCTTCATCATATTGTCTTTCTCCATGTTCTTCGACAACACTTTCCGATAAAGAAGGTGGATCTTCAATTGCCGTCTCTTGAAAAGCAACTTTATCCACATTTCCCTCAATAGTTGATCTAGCTTTGACTTTAAACACAGCCCACCAATTACTTTTATCTTTTTTGGTACTAGGATAAGATGCAAAATACACTTGTTCAACTTGGAGTGCCAAAACAAAAGGGTCATACTTGGGGTACTTTAAAGCATTGTTAACGTCCACAAGTTTATAATCCTTGTGTATAATTGTACCCCTCCCTGAATCCATCCAATCACACTTGAACAAGATCGTTTTATAAGATCTTTCTTTCCCATAATACACCAGTTCAATCACTTCTTGGAGAATGCCATAATATCCCACTCCATGTTGACTCTTAACACATACCCCATAATTCATCGTGCTCTTATTTTTTCCATACTCATAAGTGTGAAAGTTAAAGCCATTTATGTAATAATGTTTCCAAACTTTCACTTGTCTACTTGGACCTAATGCAAGAGCCCTAACTACATCATCTTTCGAATTGGAACCTGAAACCTATATGATTTAAAATCGATTTTAGTCTTTTGTACATCCATGAACGATCAGACataactgtgacacccttaactAACCCGATAATTAAgcgcgtaaattctacggaaaaactggtaggatatgtttgtaattggtccaactatataaaaacctgtaatttcaaaaaattttctaaaccaatcacaacatctccaacattcccaataggcgggtgccaaaacctgcaattgctaacaatctaatttacttaacaccgctaaaggtaagaaaatacataatgatacaacccaaaatagaaaagggagacatatgtcccttcaaattatatacaaaaccaaaagttaaaggtttactaatagaatagccaaaactaggtccaaggttccttatgctcactagctgcccgtgaccccaacaaagcatcaacaactcgtcaatcgcattttatacaaacacgaaagccacaattcagtgggagtaacttcgagtcctcctaccacgaatcgtcataattaatgtaacatgtagtaaaacatgtaaacaatatgataattaatctaatttccaagtatcctaacatatgaatgctaaattgactaatttaaactatcatgtgagaaatataacaagtagtaatccaaactctatcaaccatagccggcttgcatctcaccttctatgattcatagaatcaccaaacaagaaagggcaatatatcaaagacaggcataagttcttagtaccgtcaatagtcactctgtaactcgagtctataccacgaggtagggaaggtaatcgaaccggtatcttggctcagcggttaatattaataaaacatggccaagacacaacacaaccctagcctaaaatctgcgcagacctagacatgcggatacacaccaccgcacccaagacccacaatttttctaaaacaaagtgagtaccctaaggagtccaccaaagggttggctagtacttaagctgaccacttactaaaaaaataagtaacgaggtcatgccccaacttggatataaatccactagtcaggaacacaaaggctattaagcagtgaacatatactcgtcagagactataaagacctatctatgatgaaggccgaaatactcacctaggacctagtcacagctagtcccagcttgaagactttagcccacaccacacaagacaagtaagacactcacttaaccataagaggacaaaaagtccaacttaccaacctaaatgctaacattctatcatgtgaaaggctatataaatgtctattcagcagataaaccaacagaatcctcaataccaatttccaattctaacaataataaccatattaaaggcttcggggaatctagggccgtttttacaatatagGAAACTACttaaaattcaactaactacacatgtgaaatagagatataataaatggcctaaagcaagaaaaaggccgattatctaattcattcaaccgaatttttatcCGCAACCCCACCCTACGActgtacgggttaaattgcggtgaccaatcactcaattaatcgacatcgcatcatcaaagggactaaggctcggttttaagcacaatcaacaaaacattacaattatcgctatgtaattcattctgagcctaatctttacaatttcattttctaacctatactaacatgagcaactaccaaaataaatataatttttacctttaacataatttttactactaatttgatttaattcaaaagtttacccatacattacttattctaattatatcattaatgaacctaaaatgacgaacaatgcatggaaaaccgcgaaacaagcaacggccGACCGGGTCACCATGGCCCCGCCGGCTCTTTCTTAGGGCCCGCCGCCCCtattactcctcttttttttccgtttttgttcattttaacatcgtctgaacattaattaatcgttcccatactaatatcctaacttaaactaaccaaaagacatgaattaaccatgcatgcatcaaatttaaacatgtgaaaatttctacTCAATTAAAAATcacccaaacatacaaaaatcaaagcatgtgacgatctttcgtcgagtaactcgaaatatgttaccttaagctagaaaaagagcaattagcaccttaaaacccaaaccctaacaagcactagccgctatcctcgacaatatacgagtccccaaactcgtcctccaattcttcacctaattaaacaataaaaacaccataataagtacataaataccgaaaataccgaaaatcgtcttaaaacaacttcaagaaaactgaaattaaattataccaagttgtagatctcgtcgaggggattccggaaatataaattatgcgaaaaaccgataagaaacgcaAAAGTTATGGTGAAATTAAGCTTGAATTTGGGTAAAATGGTGTTTGGAAGATTGAGGAAGATgaaggaaagaaaaaaatcagaaaaatagAAAGAGAAGGGGGAGGTGCCGCGTgaaagggaagaggaaaggaggaaagacgggtttaagtcgggatttttacgagtcggttttggctcgcttcgataataattaaaaccgtaggtcaaatgcaaattccgacaagaccaaagtttttaaacacgagattacaagaaaattgaatactcatacgacccatttccaaattcgtttacccaatgttcaaaagaattgtcattttccccccgatacgcccttatttcgaaataaaaagttttacacggtttaaactatttttaaacatctcgaaactatcaaaataaatactttaccttaaaatataataaaattatatttctttgaattatttttactttaaatacattaatattaaatttaacttgattaattaattattttcgaaatatattaacggtccgaaattacggggcgttacaataaCTGCGTTGACGAAAAGACGATGTAAAAGATACATTCAAGTCATTGAAAATAAGTTTCAGACTATTAAAGATACAAAAAGACTAGGTAAAACATACTTCAGTTCAAGTAATTCGTATTACACAGGAGACGGAAAAAAGTAGACAGAAATAAAGTTATTGGTTAAACATACCTGGTAGAGTGATGTCGAAGTTAGTGATCCGGTTCTCAAATGAGGGCTTTATGCAATCTGTCAAGTCATAGACAGTATGTAAGTATATCCGGTCATCATCGAAAACACCAACAACCGGGAAATCAAACTAGTAATACATATTAGTTTAATCACAAACATTTGTAACAGCTAAACAAGAGATGATATTCCAAAgcaatcaaaatcaacaattGACAGTGTATGCTAAAGCAAAGAAAGGACAATCTTTGATTCATATTTTTACCTGAAGAAACTTTGACTCATATTGAAATTGTAATTGATCTGAAGAAGCACATCATCGGGCGATTCATTTATTGTTATTGAAGAAGCATGATCCATATTGAAATTGAATGAGTTGCAGGAGGGTAGGCGAGTAGTTTTGTTGTGTATAATGAAGTTCTGGGAATAACATGAATTGGGGATTTGACTGATAAATTGGGGGTTTGACTAATGAATTGGGTTTTTACGACTTATTTACTATGTGCATCAAACCTAGAACGGTTCTATTCTCATAAATAAACAAATCAAATATGCCTATGTTTCTCCTACACCATTAAAATAAAGAATAATAATTATTAATACACTAATAGAATTAATAACATAAACATACAAAGAAatttaacaacaattaattaacattcaacttatcatgGTAAAACTTTAAACAAAAAATTACTC contains:
- the LOC141587919 gene encoding uncharacterized protein LOC141587919; translation: MAPINSRFVKGRFVKGSSSGSGSGSRSRAAVSDDDETQPPSMEEEMNEENEHTDTDVEDSDEESEEDAPGQGPRKLEPDELWFEHNYVVRAVTKSIQKHFEYPCTCWTNADDDEKILWWNIFKTRFTWDPTLEDAVQVEFEKIAARRLRDMVYKAMAKKKCPKWMSKEVRKGIRKIKHTTEFNKKSKQASKNKKGPNKGIAHIQGSVSARELARRHYDKHKEILTPADWFRKTHMKEDGDWVDDKVKNVWEKYEKNAGTRGTKEDNNAYLEAAGGINKDGTVYGMGTLSQFYYPLPDAGKTGKELPPSSIVVQLEEQLETTKQELKTTQDELKATQEELKKYKESSEKEKREIQMTLLDMKKDMARMSEALHCSEFSMKTPDFSSHGQ